The Vampirovibrio chlorellavorus nucleotide sequence AGGTGGGATCTTTGAAAATCACGTTGGGGCCTGCGCTGGAAGCATTCTGGGTATCGGGGGTCAGCAGGCCAAAAAAGCCCACTTTCACCCCGTTGATCTCTTTAATGACGGAAGGCAGCACCGTGCCAAAGGGTTTGCCGGTGGTTTTGTCGATGACATTGGCCCCCAGCCAGGGGAAATTGGATTCTTGCAGGCGCTTGAGCAGAATGTCGTTGCCATAGTCGAACTCGTGGTTACCCAGAGCGGCTAGATCCAGCCCCACCTGATTCCACAGATCCACCATTTGCTTGCCGTAAAACAGCTTGCCACCGGGGGCAGGGGACAGGGTATCGCCCGCCAGGATGAGTAAAGTGTTGGGGTTTTCAGCGGCAATGCGCTTGCGCAGGGTGGCGATGCGGGCAAAACCACCGGCTTCAGATGGGGTGGCCGGGGCCAATTGGTAAACGTCGTTCAGTTGAAGCAGGGTAATGTGAATAAAGGGTCTACCCTGAATGGTGGTGGGTTGTTCCGCCCAGCCCGGTAACGCCGAAGCGGCCCAGCCAAGGGTTAGCAACCCTGCCAGAACGCTGGATAAAAACTGCTGACGCACCCGACTGGAAAAAGAAAAATTCAACACACAAAGGCCTCACCACAAACGCTTACGCTTATTTTAGTATAAGCGTGTCCGTGAGAGGCATATTCTTGGCGATGGACTGACTTCAGTTTTTGCCTTGCCGCTCTGCGCTTTGGCAGCGCTGGCACAGCCCGGTAAATTCCAGATGGTGGGCTTTAATCTGGAAGCTGAGCTGCGATTGCAGGGTTTGAACCAGCGCATCCACCCCGGCGCAGTGGACTTCCTCAATGCCCTGGCATTGCTGGCAAATCAGCAAGTGGTGGCAATGCTCTTTTTGCTGGAGCTGGCAGTGAGACTCATCGTCCAGCAGGCATTTTTTGACCTTGCCGCTACTCAGCACCCGATGAATCAAGCCTTGCTGATCCAGGCATTCCAGAATGCGGTACACGCTGACCGTATCCACCTTTTCGCCCGCGGCATCCAGGGCGTCTTTAATTTCGTAGGCAGACAAGGCCGTAGGCGCTCCATCCAGCAGTTCCAGCACCAACTTGCG carries:
- a CDS encoding Fur family transcriptional regulator, with protein sequence MSHYTEHAIAILKEQGFRITRPRKLVLELLDGAPTALSAYEIKDALDAAGEKVDTVSVYRILECLDQQGLIHRVLSSGKVKKCLLDDESHCQLQQKEHCHHLLICQQCQGIEEVHCAGVDALVQTLQSQLSFQIKAHHLEFTGLCQRCQSAERQGKN